The following are from one region of the Noviherbaspirillum sedimenti genome:
- a CDS encoding NAD(P)-dependent alcohol dehydrogenase has product MLASTGYGATSADEPLSKMDFQRRDPKPDDVQIDILYCGVCHSDLHTARNEWGNTVYPVVPGHEIVGRVTAVGNQVSRFKEGDLVGVGCLVDSCQHCSACGEGLEQYCENGFVGTYNGEEMHTGGMTYGGYASNIVVRDKFVLRIPDNLDPAGAAPLLCAGITTYSPLRQWQVGPGQKVGIVGLGGLGHMGIKLAHAMGAHVVLFTTSPGKREDAKRLGADEVVVSKNASEMTAHNNSFDFIVNTVAAPHSLDAFLELLKRDGTMTLVGAPSSPHPSPQVFNLIMKRRRLAGSLIGGIAETQEMLDFCGERGIVSDIEMIRIQDINTAYERMLKSDVKYRFVIDMASLKQEG; this is encoded by the coding sequence ATGCTTGCTTCCACAGGATATGGCGCCACCAGCGCCGATGAACCGCTCAGCAAAATGGATTTTCAGCGCCGCGATCCCAAGCCTGACGACGTCCAGATCGATATCCTTTACTGCGGCGTTTGCCATTCCGACCTGCATACCGCCCGCAATGAATGGGGCAACACCGTGTATCCCGTCGTGCCCGGGCACGAAATCGTCGGCCGCGTGACGGCAGTCGGCAACCAGGTCTCGCGCTTCAAGGAAGGCGACCTCGTCGGCGTGGGCTGCCTGGTCGATTCCTGCCAGCATTGCAGCGCCTGTGGCGAGGGTCTGGAGCAATACTGCGAAAACGGCTTTGTCGGCACCTACAATGGCGAGGAAATGCATACCGGCGGCATGACGTATGGCGGCTATGCCAGCAACATCGTCGTGCGCGACAAGTTCGTGCTGCGGATTCCCGATAACCTCGACCCGGCCGGCGCCGCGCCGTTGCTGTGCGCCGGCATCACGACCTACTCGCCGCTGCGGCAATGGCAGGTCGGTCCCGGGCAAAAAGTCGGCATCGTGGGGCTCGGGGGGCTCGGTCACATGGGCATCAAGCTGGCGCATGCGATGGGCGCGCATGTCGTGCTCTTCACCACCTCACCGGGCAAGCGGGAGGATGCAAAACGGCTCGGCGCCGATGAGGTGGTGGTGTCGAAGAATGCGAGCGAGATGACGGCGCACAACAATTCCTTCGACTTCATTGTGAATACCGTGGCCGCGCCGCATTCGCTCGATGCGTTCCTGGAGTTGCTCAAGCGCGACGGCACCATGACGCTGGTCGGCGCGCCGTCTTCGCCGCATCCCTCGCCACAAGTATTCAACCTCATCATGAAGCGGCGGCGCCTGGCCGGTTCGCTGATCGGCGGCATTGCCGAGACGCAGGAAATGCTCGATTTCTGCGGCGAACGCGGCATCGTTTCCGACATCGAGATGATCCGCATCCAGGACATCAACACGGCTTATGAACGCATGCTCAAGAGCGATGTGAAATACCGCTTTGTGATTGACATGGCTTCGCTCAAGCAGGAAGGCTGA
- a CDS encoding DUF504 domain-containing protein: MTPIQDVLHRIQWDPEFGNARFMIGYYDRLDDRIVRVPFQQVHLARGEHFSFDVVDEDGTTRMVPFHRVREVWRNGVLIWQRKGA, encoded by the coding sequence ATGACTCCGATTCAAGACGTGCTTCACCGCATTCAGTGGGATCCGGAATTCGGCAATGCCAGGTTCATGATCGGCTACTACGACCGCCTCGACGATCGAATCGTCCGCGTGCCGTTCCAACAAGTGCATCTTGCGCGAGGTGAACACTTTTCGTTTGACGTGGTGGACGAGGATGGCACGACCCGCATGGTGCCTTTCCACCGGGTCCGCGAAGTGTGGCGCAATGGTGTGTTGATCTGGCAGCGTAAAGGTGCGTGA
- a CDS encoding isovaleryl-CoA dehydrogenase, translated as MRITGLDFGLDEDIEMLCATVRNFAEKEIAPRAAEVDRDNQFPTGLWRKFGELGLLGMTVSEEYGGVNMGYFAHMLVMEEISRASASVGLSYGAHSNLCVNVLYTNGNAAQKKKYLPKLVSGEHVGALAMSEPNAGSDVVSMKLRADRRGDHYVLNGSKMWITNGGDADTLVVYAKTDVEAGAKGMTAFIIEKGMKGFSCGTKLDKLGCRGSNTYPLFFDDCAVPAENVLNGEGNGVKVLMSGLDYERAVMAAGPLGIMGACMDVVIPYIHDRKQFGQSIGEFQLMQGKIADMYTTWQACRAYLYAVGKACDAGSHSRDLRKDAAGVILYLAEKATWMAGEAIQTLGGNGYINEYPVGRFWRDAKLWEIGAGTSEIRRMLIGREIFNTTK; from the coding sequence ATGCGCATAACAGGACTGGATTTTGGCTTGGATGAAGACATCGAAATGTTATGTGCTACGGTACGGAACTTCGCCGAGAAAGAAATTGCGCCCCGCGCTGCGGAAGTAGATCGCGATAATCAATTTCCCACAGGCCTGTGGCGAAAATTCGGCGAGCTTGGGTTGCTCGGAATGACGGTCAGCGAGGAATATGGCGGTGTCAACATGGGGTATTTTGCCCACATGCTCGTCATGGAAGAGATCTCGCGTGCCTCGGCATCCGTTGGTCTCTCCTATGGAGCGCACTCAAATCTCTGCGTAAATGTGCTGTACACGAACGGGAATGCGGCGCAAAAGAAAAAATATCTGCCAAAACTGGTGAGCGGTGAACACGTAGGGGCGCTGGCGATGTCCGAACCGAACGCCGGTTCCGACGTCGTCAGCATGAAGCTGCGTGCCGACCGCCGTGGCGACCACTACGTGCTGAACGGCTCCAAGATGTGGATCACTAATGGCGGAGACGCCGATACACTGGTGGTCTATGCCAAAACCGATGTGGAAGCCGGCGCCAAGGGAATGACCGCCTTCATTATTGAAAAAGGCATGAAAGGCTTTAGTTGTGGTACAAAGCTCGACAAGCTCGGTTGCCGTGGCTCCAACACCTATCCGTTATTTTTCGATGACTGTGCAGTGCCTGCCGAAAATGTACTGAACGGCGAGGGAAATGGTGTCAAGGTATTGATGTCAGGCCTGGACTATGAACGTGCGGTGATGGCTGCTGGACCTCTGGGAATTATGGGGGCGTGCATGGATGTTGTGATCCCGTATATTCACGATCGCAAGCAATTCGGCCAGAGCATCGGTGAGTTCCAGCTTATGCAAGGCAAGATCGCCGATATGTACACCACCTGGCAGGCTTGCCGCGCCTATCTCTATGCCGTCGGCAAGGCATGCGACGCCGGGTCCCACTCGCGTGACCTGCGCAAGGATGCCGCCGGTGTCATTTTGTATCTCGCGGAAAAAGCAACCTGGATGGCCGGCGAGGCGATCCAGACCCTGGGCGGCAATGGCTATATCAACGAATATCCGGTGGGGCGCTTCTGGCGTGATGCCAAGTTATGGGAAATCGGCGCTGGCACATCTGAAATTCGTCGCATGTTGATCGGGCGCGAAATTTTCAACACCACAAAATGA
- a CDS encoding MarR family winged helix-turn-helix transcriptional regulator: MQGFFRSYLLLHRPMIQALNQLLQSHELSYSLWQVVLYLHEHEQASLVEIANYYGIEKPGVTRRVQRLEELGYLTIAPGNDRREKSIALTPLGQDVYAQCRQKITALERRATAGIAADDLARTVTVFQQISGNLK; the protein is encoded by the coding sequence ATGCAAGGTTTTTTCAGAAGCTATCTGTTGCTGCACCGGCCCATGATCCAGGCGCTGAACCAGCTGCTCCAGTCTCATGAGCTGTCGTATTCGCTGTGGCAAGTGGTGTTATATCTGCACGAGCACGAACAGGCATCCCTGGTGGAGATTGCCAATTACTACGGCATCGAAAAGCCCGGCGTCACCCGTCGGGTGCAACGCCTGGAGGAACTGGGATACCTGACGATTGCGCCGGGCAATGACCGCCGCGAAAAATCGATTGCCCTGACGCCCCTGGGGCAGGACGTCTACGCGCAGTGCCGCCAGAAGATCACGGCGCTGGAGCGGCGCGCAACGGCCGGCATCGCTGCCGACGATCTGGCGCGAACGGTCACGGTTTTTCAGCAGATATCCGGCAATCTCAAATAA
- a CDS encoding YihY/virulence factor BrkB family protein produces the protein MHLLDEKAAQILKHPGAFVLQALKSFIANNGLLLAGAVAYYALLSLVPLLILIVIVLSHIVDQAELLQTAGHYLEWLVPSQSKAVIHELSNFLENRSVIGWALLGTILFFSSLAFSVLNQAMSVIFYHRFLKQRRHFLISALLPYSAILVLGVGLLMLTVLAHGVELLGEQELVVAGRHWSLVGVSGFLLYLLGLGGEILMLTLIYWIMPVGRLSLRHALIGGVTAALLWEVARHLLVWYFVHLSHASVVYGALTTAVVVMLSFELAATLLLFGAQVIAQYELMTGVDADARAMEGKT, from the coding sequence ATGCATCTATTGGATGAAAAAGCGGCGCAGATATTGAAGCATCCCGGCGCCTTTGTATTGCAGGCCCTCAAGAGCTTCATTGCCAACAATGGTCTGCTGCTGGCCGGGGCGGTGGCTTACTATGCCCTGCTGTCGCTGGTGCCGCTGCTGATCCTGATTGTCATTGTGCTGTCGCATATTGTCGATCAGGCGGAACTGCTGCAGACCGCCGGCCACTATCTGGAGTGGCTGGTGCCTAGCCAATCCAAGGCGGTGATTCACGAACTGTCGAATTTTCTGGAAAACCGTTCGGTGATCGGCTGGGCCTTGCTGGGGACGATACTGTTTTTCAGCTCGCTTGCCTTCTCGGTGCTGAACCAGGCGATGTCGGTGATTTTTTATCATCGTTTCCTCAAGCAGCGGCGCCATTTCCTGATTTCTGCGCTGCTGCCTTACAGTGCCATCCTGGTGCTGGGAGTCGGTCTGCTGATGCTGACTGTGCTTGCCCACGGCGTGGAGCTGCTCGGCGAACAGGAACTGGTAGTGGCTGGCCGGCACTGGAGCCTTGTAGGCGTCTCCGGATTCTTGCTTTATCTGCTGGGGCTGGGCGGCGAAATCCTGATGCTGACCCTGATTTACTGGATCATGCCGGTCGGGCGCCTGTCGTTGCGGCATGCCTTGATCGGCGGCGTGACCGCAGCGCTGTTATGGGAAGTGGCGAGACATTTGCTGGTGTGGTACTTCGTCCATCTTTCGCACGCCAGCGTGGTGTATGGCGCACTGACGACAGCGGTTGTCGTCATGCTGAGCTTCGAACTTGCCGCCACACTGTTATTGTTTGGCGCGCAAGTGATTGCGCAATACGAGCTCATGACCGGCGTCGACGCTGATGCACGGGCCATGGAAGGCAAAACCTGA
- a CDS encoding ABC transporter substrate-binding protein, which produces MKRSSLPLAVLALCVSTAVITPAIAQNASDTFKIAAMVDMTGPYSALAGPGVVTGMKMAIEDFGGKVLGKPIEILSADSLGKVDVAAARVREWYDRDGVNMVLESADSATAVAMQKLAAEKKKVTFLTSGTTAVTNSECTPYGIQYAWNTYALAHGTGRAVMKEGGDSWYFLSADYTFGKSLEAETTAVVQKTGGKVLGSSRHPLGAPDFASFLLSAQASKAKVIALANAGRDTQNAIRQAREFGLTGGNSRVVPLILFDSDVKGMGLDLAQGLAFTTAFYWDQNDATRAWSNRFFKLRNAMPTMNQAAAYSATMHYLNAVKSVGSAQPDAVMAHMKKTTISDMFTKSGKIRDDGLMVHDMFLAEVKKPSESKGPWDLLSIKQVIPGELAFQPLNESTCPLLKK; this is translated from the coding sequence ATGAAACGTTCCAGCTTGCCTCTCGCTGTGTTGGCACTCTGCGTCAGCACTGCTGTCATTACGCCAGCAATCGCACAAAATGCATCCGACACATTCAAAATTGCTGCCATGGTGGATATGACAGGGCCGTATTCAGCGCTTGCCGGGCCGGGCGTGGTCACCGGCATGAAAATGGCAATAGAGGATTTTGGCGGCAAGGTGCTGGGTAAACCGATTGAAATCCTGTCGGCCGATTCGCTGGGTAAAGTGGACGTGGCAGCTGCGCGCGTACGCGAATGGTACGATCGCGATGGTGTAAACATGGTCCTGGAAAGTGCTGACTCGGCTACCGCGGTGGCAATGCAGAAATTGGCTGCTGAAAAGAAAAAAGTGACATTTTTAACGTCGGGAACGACCGCTGTCACCAACAGTGAATGCACGCCGTACGGCATCCAGTATGCGTGGAATACCTATGCTTTGGCACATGGCACGGGACGTGCCGTCATGAAGGAGGGGGGCGACTCATGGTATTTCCTCTCGGCCGATTATACGTTTGGTAAATCCCTTGAGGCAGAAACCACTGCAGTAGTGCAAAAAACCGGCGGCAAGGTACTGGGTTCTTCTCGTCATCCGCTCGGTGCTCCTGATTTCGCCTCTTTCTTGCTCTCAGCACAGGCATCGAAAGCAAAAGTTATTGCCTTGGCCAATGCGGGGAGAGATACCCAGAATGCGATCAGGCAGGCACGGGAATTCGGTTTGACAGGTGGTAATTCTCGCGTAGTTCCGTTGATTCTGTTCGACTCCGATGTGAAGGGAATGGGCCTGGATCTCGCCCAAGGACTGGCGTTTACAACGGCGTTTTATTGGGACCAGAATGACGCGACCCGTGCCTGGTCGAACCGGTTCTTCAAGTTACGCAATGCCATGCCGACCATGAACCAGGCCGCAGCCTATTCAGCGACGATGCATTATTTAAATGCCGTCAAGTCGGTCGGCTCGGCGCAGCCAGATGCCGTAATGGCGCACATGAAAAAAACGACGATCAGCGACATGTTCACCAAGAGCGGCAAGATTCGGGATGATGGCTTGATGGTGCATGACATGTTTCTCGCTGAAGTGAAGAAGCCGTCGGAATCCAAGGGACCTTGGGATTTGCTCAGCATTAAACAGGTCATTCCAGGAGAGCTCGCATTTCAGCCTTTGAACGAAAGCACTTGTCCGCTTTTAAAGAAATGA
- a CDS encoding MFS transporter → MQSTRLWTRDFVIVAGVNFFLSLVFYMLIVVIGAYAIREYGASLSLAGLVAGIFVIGTLLGRLVIGQLVDAIGRKKTLIIGMIAFAITTCLYFLSNSIPALIAVRFMHGLALGVASTAVGTAVAHIIPQGRKAEGIGYYSLSTTLASASGPFLGLWMMQHLNFNWVFVACLAVAIVGLLASIRLQMPEDMAAREGGGGFEFTLGNLLEARAIPIAVVTFLCCLCYASVLAFINAYAIELDLVAAASVFFIVYSAAVLCSRPLTGRLLDRKGSKFVVYPCCVILAIGLAMLASARSDAVLLVAGALIGLGYGNLQSAMQAIAIKVVAPNRMGLATSTFYIFLDAGLGFGPYLLGLAISQLGYRNLYWSMAVLAVVCMLAFYLLHGRHVAQLRARAEQGA, encoded by the coding sequence ATGCAATCGACACGCCTATGGACCCGCGACTTTGTGATCGTTGCAGGCGTCAACTTCTTTCTGAGCCTGGTGTTCTACATGCTGATCGTGGTGATCGGCGCGTATGCCATCAGGGAATACGGTGCCTCGCTCAGCCTGGCCGGACTGGTCGCCGGCATTTTCGTCATCGGCACCTTGCTGGGGCGGCTGGTGATCGGCCAGCTTGTCGACGCCATCGGCCGGAAAAAGACGCTCATCATCGGCATGATTGCTTTTGCGATCACGACCTGCCTGTACTTCCTGAGCAATTCCATACCGGCGCTCATCGCCGTGCGCTTCATGCACGGCCTGGCACTGGGCGTGGCCAGCACGGCCGTCGGCACTGCCGTGGCGCACATCATTCCGCAGGGCCGCAAGGCCGAGGGCATCGGCTATTACAGTCTCAGCACGACCCTGGCTTCGGCAAGCGGGCCGTTCCTGGGACTGTGGATGATGCAGCACCTGAACTTCAACTGGGTGTTCGTTGCCTGCCTGGCCGTGGCGATAGTGGGCTTGCTGGCTTCAATCCGGCTGCAAATGCCCGAGGACATGGCCGCACGCGAAGGGGGCGGGGGATTCGAGTTCACGCTCGGCAATCTGCTGGAGGCCCGCGCAATTCCTATCGCCGTGGTCACTTTCCTGTGCTGCCTGTGCTATGCCAGCGTGCTGGCCTTTATCAATGCCTACGCCATCGAACTCGATCTGGTTGCCGCGGCGAGTGTCTTTTTCATTGTGTATTCGGCGGCGGTGCTGTGCTCGCGCCCCTTGACGGGACGCTTGCTGGACCGGAAAGGCTCCAAATTCGTGGTCTACCCGTGCTGCGTGATCCTCGCCATCGGCCTGGCCATGCTGGCCAGCGCCCGCTCCGACGCGGTGCTGCTGGTGGCGGGGGCATTGATCGGCCTGGGATACGGCAACCTGCAATCGGCCATGCAGGCCATTGCCATCAAGGTGGTGGCGCCCAATCGCATGGGGCTGGCGACATCGACGTTTTATATTTTCCTGGACGCCGGTCTGGGCTTTGGTCCTTACCTGCTGGGCCTGGCGATCTCGCAGTTGGGCTACCGCAACTTGTACTGGAGCATGGCGGTGCTCGCCGTGGTGTGCATGCTCGCGTTCTACCTGCTGCACGGTCGTCACGTGGCGCAGTTGCGTGCCCGTGCGGAACAGGGCGCCTGA
- a CDS encoding HAD family hydrolase produces MYKNNQRLLILDADGTTIDAFKAIEEAFDRHGLTLGDEASFQKRHNLFKYLGGLKEFPSVLKKNIRKKNRMEIIDTLTGVYRTEARLYPGIAELIRALVAAPDVVVGLVTRNITNEPLETLRQLFVRHDLDIDALDFLVHIPLKEKKTAQFRALRERFDINPARGYICGDEHKDFHAAINTGLHPFMVSYGFEDHDRLTTKFGVPAEVISRTSEALCARVRHALDLPVSG; encoded by the coding sequence ATGTATAAAAACAATCAGCGACTTTTGATCCTCGATGCGGACGGCACCACCATCGACGCCTTCAAGGCCATTGAAGAAGCGTTCGACCGGCACGGCTTGACGCTGGGCGATGAGGCGAGCTTTCAGAAGCGCCACAATCTTTTCAAGTATCTTGGCGGCCTCAAGGAATTCCCTTCCGTCCTCAAGAAAAATATCCGCAAAAAAAACCGGATGGAAATCATCGACACCCTGACCGGGGTGTACCGCACGGAAGCGCGCCTGTATCCCGGCATTGCGGAATTGATCCGCGCGCTGGTCGCTGCGCCCGACGTGGTGGTCGGCCTGGTCACGCGGAACATTACCAACGAGCCGCTGGAAACCTTGCGGCAGTTATTCGTTCGCCATGACCTCGATATCGACGCGCTGGACTTTTTGGTGCATATCCCGCTGAAGGAAAAGAAGACCGCCCAGTTCCGCGCGCTCCGCGAACGCTTCGATATCAATCCGGCGCGCGGCTATATCTGCGGTGATGAACACAAGGATTTTCATGCGGCGATCAATACCGGCCTGCACCCGTTCATGGTGTCGTACGGCTTTGAAGACCACGACAGATTGACCACGAAGTTCGGCGTGCCGGCGGAAGTGATTTCGCGCACCTCCGAGGCGCTATGCGCACGGGTACGCCACGCCCTGGACTTGCCGGTTTCCGGCTGA
- a CDS encoding methyltransferase domain-containing protein: MAGPTIDFWQSRFDSGNLPWDRDVSNPQLKQWIDAGMIHPGTSVLVPGCGRGWEVATLAAHGIKATGVDYAPGAIAACQAMLQSEGLDAELIEADVLNLQLASPVDAVYEQTCLCALHPDRWRAYADQLHSWIRPGGQLFALFVQAVSEESAQGFVKGPPYHCDIHAMRALFPSQYWEWPAPPYPRLSPKTGFDELAAVLTRKR, from the coding sequence ATGGCAGGACCAACGATCGATTTTTGGCAATCGCGCTTCGATTCCGGCAATTTGCCGTGGGATCGCGACGTTTCCAATCCGCAGCTCAAGCAATGGATCGACGCCGGCATGATTCATCCTGGCACATCCGTGCTGGTGCCGGGATGCGGCCGGGGCTGGGAAGTCGCCACGCTCGCAGCGCATGGCATCAAGGCCACGGGCGTGGACTATGCGCCGGGCGCGATTGCAGCATGCCAGGCCATGCTGCAATCAGAAGGACTTGACGCCGAACTGATTGAAGCCGATGTACTGAATTTGCAGCTGGCATCGCCAGTGGATGCCGTGTATGAACAGACCTGCCTTTGCGCCCTGCATCCTGACCGCTGGCGCGCCTATGCAGACCAACTGCACTCCTGGATACGCCCGGGCGGACAGCTGTTTGCCCTTTTTGTGCAGGCCGTCTCGGAAGAATCCGCACAAGGCTTTGTCAAAGGCCCGCCCTACCATTGCGATATTCATGCAATGCGTGCGCTGTTCCCGAGCCAATACTGGGAATGGCCTGCGCCGCCGTATCCCCGCCTGTCGCCAAAAACCGGTTTTGATGAACTTGCCGCCGTGTTGACCCGCAAGCGCTAG